The following coding sequences are from one Methanococcoides orientis window:
- a CDS encoding DUF2180 family protein yields MKCYECAKNGKDTDAVGICIVCGEGVCKDHLKREKIPLWDGEFDVKLRCMGESCKLKDVDPQLKILCTKCHYALVENN; encoded by the coding sequence ATGAAATGCTATGAATGTGCAAAGAACGGAAAAGACACTGATGCCGTAGGTATCTGCATTGTATGTGGTGAAGGAGTTTGTAAGGACCATCTTAAGCGTGAAAAAATACCTCTGTGGGATGGTGAGTTTGACGTCAAGCTCAGGTGCATGGGTGAATCATGTAAACTAAAGGATGTGGACCCACAGCTTAAGATATTGTGCACAAAATGCCATTATGCCCTGGTAGAGAACAATTGA
- a CDS encoding DUF2180 family protein: protein MMTKCYDCMEEGKETDAVAVCIVCGKALCMDHSKELILPVSVGKPPNVKHLHNGLPRNMCNYCLGNVVDEGFCV, encoded by the coding sequence ATGATGACGAAATGTTATGACTGTATGGAAGAAGGCAAAGAAACTGATGCTGTAGCTGTTTGTATCGTATGTGGTAAAGCTCTTTGTATGGATCACTCAAAAGAACTTATTCTCCCAGTTTCTGTTGGGAAGCCACCTAATGTCAAACACTTGCACAATGGTCTTCCAAGGAACATGTGCAACTATTGCTTGGGCAATGTGGTTGATGAAGGATTCTGTGTATGA
- a CDS encoding carboxymuconolactone decarboxylase family protein, with protein sequence MSESREVIESIGEKMGFTPQILETLDAIDPHFVRKYTRCDHKILSDGALPAKMKILMALAVVASKQCESCTVAQMKSALKHGATKEEIMETMEVISITSGAPAIAACRDALKLLK encoded by the coding sequence ATGAGCGAAAGTAGGGAAGTAATAGAAAGTATCGGGGAAAAGATGGGTTTTACACCTCAGATCCTTGAAACGTTGGATGCTATAGATCCTCATTTTGTCAGGAAATACACAAGATGTGATCACAAGATCCTGTCCGATGGTGCCCTTCCGGCAAAAATGAAGATATTAATGGCTCTTGCTGTTGTAGCATCCAAACAATGCGAATCATGTACTGTGGCACAGATGAAAAGCGCATTAAAACACGGTGCAACAAAAGAAGAGATCATGGAGACAATGGAAGTTATCTCTATCACATCAGGGGCGCCTGCTATTGCAGCATGCCGTGATGCATTGAAGTTGTTAAAATAA
- a CDS encoding cytochrome c family protein — protein MAGAATAAEPTGFGELDSEDFDSHSKCANCHAIIRSQWQGSMHAYAYTDPLYQAELQMAGEETGGQTDEFCSRCHTPIGVMSGEVPPIDGSMASDVALEGVQCDFCHTVPEGAVGDGAFVSTPGEIKWGPHDDAPSAAHESEFNDFYTNAEYCGMCHNVNSPFNGLPLDDTYISWASSQYAEDEVTCQDCHMSPGITQFEANPGRSASSAPKRDHISLHDIVGANSFMLGELSDGQYGETAVERLQQAAILEISVPDEASSGEDVNVDVSITNSGAGHKLPTGITEVRQMWLEVSVTDAEGKELYSSGQLDPEGAIQDAVIYHTVLADADGEFTDKLWEAESIVSDNRILPKETEVETHSFVMPEDAVDPILVEAKLLYRSAPQGMVDELFGEGTYDVPVIDMNIAYGSINGEADIPSEPTPGFGGLLLVISLIAVACIYRIKK, from the coding sequence ATGGCAGGTGCTGCTACTGCAGCAGAACCTACTGGGTTTGGTGAACTTGATTCGGAAGACTTCGACAGTCATTCCAAATGTGCCAACTGTCATGCCATAATACGAAGTCAGTGGCAGGGGAGCATGCATGCCTATGCCTATACCGATCCTCTTTATCAGGCAGAGCTGCAGATGGCAGGCGAAGAGACCGGCGGGCAGACTGATGAGTTCTGTTCACGCTGCCATACTCCGATCGGTGTGATGAGTGGTGAGGTGCCTCCGATCGATGGTTCCATGGCAAGTGATGTAGCGTTAGAAGGTGTCCAGTGTGATTTCTGTCATACTGTTCCCGAAGGAGCTGTCGGTGACGGTGCATTTGTTTCAACTCCTGGGGAAATAAAGTGGGGTCCGCATGATGATGCGCCTTCTGCTGCCCATGAGTCCGAGTTCAATGACTTCTACACCAATGCTGAATATTGTGGAATGTGCCACAACGTCAACAGTCCTTTCAATGGCCTTCCTCTTGATGACACTTATATATCATGGGCTAGCAGCCAATATGCTGAGGACGAAGTTACATGCCAGGACTGTCACATGAGCCCGGGAATTACACAATTTGAGGCAAATCCTGGAAGGTCCGCATCCAGTGCTCCAAAGAGGGACCATATTTCCCTGCATGATATCGTCGGAGCAAATTCCTTCATGCTGGGGGAACTTAGCGATGGACAATATGGTGAAACGGCTGTGGAAAGACTCCAGCAGGCTGCAATACTTGAAATCTCCGTGCCCGATGAAGCAAGCTCTGGTGAAGATGTCAACGTCGATGTCTCAATTACCAATTCAGGGGCAGGGCATAAGCTTCCAACAGGTATTACTGAAGTGAGGCAGATGTGGCTGGAAGTTTCTGTTACTGATGCTGAAGGTAAGGAGCTGTACAGTTCAGGACAGCTCGATCCAGAAGGGGCTATCCAGGACGCGGTGATATACCATACTGTTCTTGCAGATGCTGATGGGGAATTTACTGACAAGTTATGGGAAGCCGAATCCATTGTTTCAGATAACAGGATCCTTCCGAAAGAAACAGAAGTTGAAACCCATTCCTTCGTGATGCCTGAAGATGCAGTAGATCCGATACTTGTTGAAGCAAAGTTATTATATCGTTCTGCACCGCAGGGTATGGTAGATGAATTATTTGGTGAAGGTACTTATGATGTCCCTGTGATCGATATGAATATTGCCTATGGCTCTATCAATGGCGAAGCTGATATTCCATCTGAACCAACTCCTGGGTTTGGTGGTCTTTTGCTCGTAATATCCCTGATCGCAGTGGCGTGTATCTATAGGATCAAAAAATAA